The following are encoded together in the Bradymonas sediminis genome:
- a CDS encoding MiaB/RimO family radical SAM methylthiotransferase, which translates to MKIHFVTHGCKANQYDSERFRQELEARGAQSVDDPAEADAYVINTCTVTNNADAAARKAIRRLKRDNPDAQIIVAGCSAALHFDAYQGMEQVTGVVKGHDAVEVAGMLAPVSPLIDIHEEPIGGLLLKRNERGTRGWMKIQDGCNRRCSFCATKLARGKSRSRGEDAIIAEARQLAEFHREIVFTGIHIGHYGIDMEEPKSHTFSLLIQRLLDEVPGVRFRMGSIEATEIDDLMLDLLAESDGRLVPHLHVPMQAGSNAVLRNMRRWHTREQYRDRLLEITERLPYLGLGADVIVGFPGETDEDFADTVDLVETLPFTYLHVFPYSERDGTVAAEMDGKIHGDVKAARSQHLRDLAQAKGMAYQRERVGQAAEIVVEDNDYGVTEDYLRVRLVGNPAERIGDLVYAPLQMDGEQMIARV; encoded by the coding sequence ATGAAAATTCATTTTGTGACCCACGGCTGCAAGGCCAATCAATACGACTCCGAGCGCTTTCGCCAGGAACTTGAGGCCCGCGGCGCGCAGAGCGTGGATGACCCGGCCGAGGCGGACGCCTACGTCATCAATACCTGCACCGTGACCAACAACGCGGACGCCGCGGCGCGAAAGGCGATTCGCCGGCTCAAGCGCGATAACCCGGACGCCCAGATCATCGTGGCCGGCTGCTCGGCGGCGCTGCATTTTGACGCCTACCAGGGCATGGAGCAGGTCACCGGCGTGGTCAAGGGCCACGACGCCGTCGAGGTCGCGGGCATGCTCGCCCCGGTCTCGCCGCTCATCGACATCCACGAGGAGCCGATCGGCGGACTTTTGCTCAAGCGAAACGAGCGCGGCACCCGCGGGTGGATGAAGATCCAGGACGGCTGCAATCGGCGCTGCTCGTTTTGCGCGACCAAGCTCGCCCGCGGCAAGAGCCGCTCGCGCGGCGAAGACGCGATCATCGCCGAGGCGCGGCAGTTGGCCGAATTCCACCGCGAGATCGTCTTCACCGGCATTCATATTGGCCACTATGGTATCGATATGGAGGAGCCGAAATCCCACACATTCTCGCTGCTGATTCAACGCCTTTTGGACGAGGTTCCGGGCGTGCGTTTTCGCATGGGGAGCATCGAGGCGACCGAGATCGATGACCTGATGCTCGACCTTTTGGCGGAGTCCGACGGGCGTCTGGTGCCGCATTTGCACGTGCCGATGCAGGCTGGCTCGAACGCGGTGCTGCGCAATATGCGCCGCTGGCATACCCGCGAGCAATACCGCGACCGCCTGCTCGAGATCACCGAGCGTCTGCCGTATCTGGGCCTTGGCGCAGACGTCATCGTCGGGTTCCCCGGCGAGACCGACGAGGACTTCGCCGACACGGTCGACCTGGTCGAGACGCTGCCCTTTACCTATCTGCACGTCTTCCCCTACTCGGAGCGCGACGGCACGGTCGCGGCCGAGATGGACGGCAAGATCCACGGCGACGTCAAAGCCGCGCGCAGCCAGCACCTGCGCGATCTGGCCCAGGCCAAGGGCATGGCCTACCAGCGCGAGCGCGTCGGGCAGGCCGCCGAGATCGTGGTCGAGGATAATGACTACGGCGTGACCGAGGATTATCTGCGGGTGCGCCTTGTCGGCAACCCCGCCGAGCGCATCGGCGATCTGGTCTACGCGCCGCTGCAGATGGACGGCGAGCAGATGATCGCGCGGGTCTAA
- the bcp gene encoding thioredoxin-dependent thiol peroxidase produces the protein MMGINPKLKVGDAAPDFSLESDTHGQVSLSDMKGKKLVIYFYPKDMTPGCTRQACDFRDNHQKFEAAGYTILGVSPDPIERHAKFREKHDLNFILMADPEHEMAEAYGVWREKTNYGKKYIGLVRSTFMIDADGKIAEIQDNVRATGHVDRLIRDSI, from the coding sequence ATGATGGGCATCAACCCAAAACTTAAAGTTGGCGACGCAGCACCCGATTTCAGCCTCGAGTCCGACACCCACGGACAGGTCTCATTGAGCGATATGAAGGGAAAGAAATTGGTCATCTATTTCTACCCCAAAGATATGACACCGGGGTGCACCCGCCAGGCGTGTGATTTCCGCGACAATCATCAGAAATTCGAGGCCGCAGGGTACACGATTCTCGGGGTCTCGCCGGACCCCATCGAACGCCACGCGAAATTTCGGGAGAAGCATGACCTGAACTTCATCCTGATGGCCGACCCGGAGCACGAGATGGCCGAGGCCTACGGCGTGTGGCGCGAGAAGACCAATTACGGCAAGAAATATATCGGCCTGGTGCGCTCGACCTTTATGATCGACGCCGACGGAAAGATCGCCGAGATTCAGGACAATGTCCGGGCGACGGGGCACGTGGATCGGTTGATCCGCGATTCGATCTGA
- a CDS encoding MXAN_5808 family serine peptidase — translation MGKLKRHGRFIVAFIALTIAFALSVQFSDRGVQFDLRNSSVSAAEGADDSYDLAALKIFNRVLLRIKDNYVDPSRVDPNKMLIAALDQVQNSISELVVTFVGGKEKPTEIQIHVNGDTQSFEVQKIESLWEMSFRLQKMFRFIDEHLEPDAELDFSEIEYAAINGMLSTLDPHSILLSPKHYDDMRTQTGGKFGGLGIVISIRDGGLTVMSPIPGTPAAKKGIKARDKIVRIGDASTVNMGLQEAVGMMRGDPGEPIDIWVMRESWTEAKKFTIVRAIINIDSVDGQALGDKIGYIRIKNFQSNTHDDLVAELTKLKKKMGGMQGLVLDMRDNPGGLLDQAIKVSDTFLEEGAIVSTVGVGNRMRDQKVATRAGTEAHYPILVLVNAGSASASEIVAGAIQNNKRGLVVGDTTFGKGSVQVLYEFNDKSALKLTIAQYLTPGDVSIQGSGIRPDLRLTPVTFTDGNADMFLSHNILREGDLQSALSNAATSIVDGDNLHHIRFLADPAAEGEDADYQDPNEFREDFEIRFAQELLASAPKAWKAPELMKLVQPVLEKISAREMDRIHKELKTFGVDWSAGENPKDAEVALKLTTSAKNNRVKAGEKIDVTAELTNKSKSPLYRMKAIATSDNPVFDDREFIFGKLNPGESKSWSVEVEMPMEMPTRFDPLTMQVSGPQKSYGTTLSQAIRIVGQPHPQFAFGYEIDDTNGDGILQKGEEVTFRTSVKNVGTADSKEAMVFLKSLAGEAVYLKEGRATIENIKQGETKTADFTFQVKKAPKDNFIEIEVDIFDEVFRDFVHRKIKLPYSEDTEKVKKASGVATLKSGPANLYEGASTATDTAAIAQKGATLPVVAKKGEWIKVNVGEQKAWVEAKAVNYDAKASAKLSGISRHVLYQSPQVTIDLQTMQTSKKSVPLKAKIQDEALIKDYYIFVFNRENATKANTRKLNYTRVDAHEADISAEIPLFSGMNRISIVARDENGMQTTQDVYVYRE, via the coding sequence ATGGGCAAACTCAAGCGTCACGGGCGCTTTATCGTCGCTTTTATCGCGCTGACAATTGCGTTCGCGTTAAGCGTGCAATTCAGCGATCGCGGGGTCCAATTCGACCTGCGCAACTCCAGCGTCTCGGCGGCGGAAGGGGCGGATGATAGCTACGATTTAGCGGCCCTTAAGATCTTTAATCGCGTGCTGTTGCGGATTAAGGATAATTATGTCGACCCCTCGCGCGTCGACCCGAATAAGATGCTGATTGCCGCGCTCGACCAGGTCCAAAACTCGATCTCCGAGCTGGTCGTGACCTTCGTGGGCGGCAAAGAGAAGCCGACCGAGATTCAGATCCACGTCAACGGGGATACGCAGAGCTTCGAGGTTCAAAAGATCGAGAGCCTCTGGGAGATGAGCTTCCGCCTGCAGAAGATGTTCCGCTTCATCGACGAGCATCTTGAGCCCGATGCCGAGCTCGACTTTAGCGAGATCGAATACGCAGCCATCAACGGCATGCTGTCGACGCTCGACCCGCACAGCATCCTGCTGTCGCCGAAGCATTACGACGATATGCGCACCCAGACCGGCGGCAAATTCGGCGGGCTGGGCATCGTGATTTCGATCCGCGACGGCGGCCTCACCGTGATGAGCCCGATCCCGGGGACCCCGGCGGCCAAAAAGGGCATCAAAGCGCGCGACAAAATTGTGCGCATTGGCGACGCCTCCACGGTGAATATGGGGCTGCAAGAAGCCGTTGGTATGATGCGCGGCGACCCCGGCGAGCCCATCGATATTTGGGTGATGCGCGAGTCGTGGACGGAGGCGAAGAAGTTCACCATCGTGCGCGCGATCATCAATATCGACTCGGTCGACGGTCAGGCGCTGGGTGATAAGATCGGCTATATCCGCATCAAAAATTTCCAGTCCAACACCCACGATGATCTGGTCGCGGAGCTGACCAAGCTTAAGAAGAAGATGGGCGGCATGCAGGGCCTGGTGCTCGACATGCGCGACAACCCCGGCGGCCTGCTCGACCAGGCGATCAAGGTCAGCGACACCTTCTTGGAAGAGGGCGCGATCGTGAGCACCGTGGGCGTGGGCAACCGCATGCGCGACCAGAAGGTCGCGACCCGCGCCGGCACCGAGGCGCACTATCCAATCCTCGTGCTGGTTAACGCCGGCAGCGCGTCGGCCTCCGAGATTGTGGCGGGCGCCATTCAAAATAATAAGCGCGGCCTGGTCGTGGGTGATACGACCTTCGGCAAGGGCTCGGTGCAGGTGCTCTATGAGTTTAACGATAAGTCGGCGCTCAAGCTGACGATCGCGCAATACCTGACCCCCGGCGACGTCTCGATTCAGGGCAGCGGTATTCGCCCCGACTTGCGCCTGACGCCGGTGACCTTCACCGACGGCAACGCCGATATGTTCCTGTCGCATAATATCCTGCGTGAGGGCGACCTGCAGAGCGCGTTGTCGAACGCCGCGACCTCGATCGTTGATGGCGATAATCTGCATCATATCCGCTTTTTGGCAGATCCGGCCGCCGAGGGAGAAGACGCCGATTATCAAGACCCCAACGAGTTCCGCGAGGACTTCGAGATTCGTTTCGCCCAGGAGTTGCTCGCCTCGGCCCCCAAAGCCTGGAAGGCGCCCGAGCTGATGAAGCTGGTGCAGCCCGTGCTCGAGAAGATTTCGGCGCGCGAGATGGACCGCATTCACAAGGAGCTCAAGACGTTTGGCGTCGATTGGAGCGCCGGCGAGAATCCCAAAGACGCCGAAGTCGCGCTGAAATTGACGACCTCCGCCAAGAATAACCGCGTGAAAGCCGGCGAGAAGATCGACGTGACCGCGGAGTTGACCAATAAGAGTAAGTCGCCGCTGTATCGCATGAAGGCGATCGCCACGAGCGATAATCCGGTCTTCGATGACCGCGAGTTTATCTTCGGTAAATTGAACCCCGGTGAGTCGAAATCCTGGTCGGTTGAAGTGGAAATGCCCATGGAGATGCCGACGCGTTTCGACCCGCTCACCATGCAAGTCAGCGGCCCGCAGAAGTCGTACGGGACCACGCTGAGCCAGGCGATTCGCATCGTCGGTCAGCCGCATCCGCAATTCGCGTTCGGCTATGAGATCGACGACACCAATGGCGACGGCATCCTGCAAAAAGGCGAGGAAGTGACCTTCCGGACCTCCGTGAAGAACGTCGGCACCGCCGATAGCAAGGAGGCCATGGTCTTCCTGAAGAGCCTGGCTGGCGAGGCCGTGTACCTGAAGGAGGGGCGCGCCACGATCGAGAATATTAAGCAGGGCGAGACCAAGACGGCGGACTTTACCTTCCAGGTGAAGAAGGCGCCCAAAGATAACTTTATCGAGATCGAGGTCGATATCTTCGACGAGGTCTTCCGCGACTTCGTCCACCGCAAAATCAAGCTCCCCTATAGCGAGGATACCGAGAAGGTGAAGAAGGCCTCGGGCGTCGCGACGCTGAAGAGCGGACCCGCCAACCTCTATGAGGGCGCGTCGACCGCGACAGACACCGCCGCGATCGCGCAAAAAGGCGCGACGCTGCCGGTCGTCGCCAAGAAGGGCGAGTGGATTAAGGTGAATGTTGGAGAGCAGAAGGCATGGGTCGAGGCCAAGGCCGTCAATTATGACGCCAAGGCCAGCGCCAAACTCAGCGGCATCTCGCGCCACGTGCTCTACCAGTCGCCGCAGGTCACCATCGATCTGCAGACCATGCAGACCTCGAAGAAGTCGGTGCCGCTTAAGGCCAAGATCCAGGATGAGGCGCTGATTAAAGACTATTATATCTTCGTCTTTAATCGCGAGAACGCGACCAAGGCCAATACCCGTAAGCTCAATTATACGCGGGTTGACGCGCACGAAGCCGACATCTCGGCGGAAATCCCCCTGTTCTCTGGGATGAACCGAATCTCCATCGTCGCGCGCGACGAAAACGGCATGCAGACGACTCAAGACGTCTACGTCTATCGCGAGTAG
- a CDS encoding serine/threonine-protein kinase: MSQLPQLGEVVDDVFRVDAELGHGNFGAVYRVHDLLEGRTLALKVLKPGPHDEQELRQRFEREARLVYSLHHPHVLRVYYYGQTASGLPYMAMEFLEGTDLRALLAHHGPLSPRLVKRIALETLSALEAAHELGIVHRDLKPANIFLVNDGGNGHVKVLDFGFAKALDDGGRAGDELTAAKTLVGTPAYMSPELVHKKNVGAQADIYALGLIMAEMLTGKKIVQIESIYDTIMFQASDKPIKFPPTITESIFADIIQRAVEKDVNARYQTPTDMVLDLATLETRQGARRRRASSLVHAQASGEDAMTTPHATGLPSMAEVNRALATSQSITATNPHGSIDPFADFPDYEPQEAPAHSMQGSLRQRSRTQSRQLRAEPTDTTTRRNSYDVGPSQARQSQLSQRLPSLATHDAQSESSITQPALLPEPAQQQWAAPTPEFRDPSWASPAPQTDSTTQFERGNVIQHFNDQPLSAELQLDHQRPASSNSSTSRSHLIKEALIGVGIGGAILGIFIFLLQYW, translated from the coding sequence ATGTCTCAACTGCCACAACTCGGTGAGGTCGTCGACGATGTATTCCGCGTCGACGCGGAGCTCGGGCACGGAAATTTCGGGGCGGTTTATCGCGTCCACGATCTGCTCGAAGGGCGCACCCTTGCGCTCAAGGTGCTCAAGCCCGGGCCCCACGACGAACAGGAGTTGCGCCAACGCTTCGAGCGCGAAGCCCGCCTGGTCTATAGCCTGCACCACCCCCACGTGCTGCGCGTCTACTATTACGGCCAGACCGCCTCGGGCCTGCCCTATATGGCCATGGAGTTCCTCGAAGGCACCGACCTGCGCGCCCTGCTCGCCCACCACGGCCCGCTGAGCCCGCGCCTGGTCAAGCGAATCGCCCTGGAGACACTCTCCGCTCTGGAAGCTGCGCACGAACTCGGCATCGTCCATCGCGACCTCAAGCCGGCCAATATCTTCCTGGTCAATGACGGCGGCAACGGCCACGTCAAGGTCTTGGACTTCGGCTTCGCCAAGGCGCTCGACGACGGCGGGCGCGCCGGCGACGAGTTGACCGCCGCCAAAACCCTGGTCGGCACACCGGCCTATATGTCCCCGGAGTTGGTGCACAAAAAGAACGTCGGCGCCCAGGCCGATATCTACGCGCTCGGCCTGATCATGGCCGAGATGCTGACCGGCAAAAAGATCGTCCAGATCGAGTCGATCTACGACACCATCATGTTCCAGGCCTCCGACAAACCGATCAAATTCCCGCCCACCATCACCGAGTCGATCTTCGCCGACATCATCCAGCGCGCGGTCGAAAAGGACGTCAACGCCCGCTACCAGACCCCGACCGACATGGTCCTGGACCTGGCCACCCTGGAGACCCGCCAGGGCGCGCGCCGCCGCCGCGCCTCATCGCTGGTGCACGCTCAGGCCAGCGGCGAGGACGCCATGACCACCCCGCACGCCACCGGGCTGCCGTCGATGGCCGAGGTCAACCGCGCCCTGGCCACCTCCCAGAGCATCACCGCGACCAACCCACACGGCTCCATTGACCCCTTCGCCGACTTCCCGGACTACGAGCCCCAGGAGGCGCCCGCCCACTCCATGCAGGGTTCGCTGCGCCAACGTAGTCGAACGCAGTCGCGCCAGCTGCGCGCCGAGCCCACCGACACCACCACCCGGCGCAATAGCTACGACGTCGGGCCGTCGCAGGCGCGCCAAAGCCAACTAAGCCAACGCCTTCCCTCGCTGGCTACCCACGATGCCCAATCCGAGTCTTCAATCACCCAGCCGGCGCTGCTCCCCGAGCCCGCCCAACAACAGTGGGCCGCGCCCACTCCGGAGTTTCGCGACCCCTCCTGGGCCTCCCCGGCGCCCCAGACCGATAGCACCACGCAATTCGAGCGCGGCAACGTCATCCAACACTTCAATGACCAACCGCTGAGCGCCGAGCTGCAGCTCGATCACCAACGCCCCGCCTCTTCCAACTCGTCGACCTCGCGCTCCCATCTCATTAAGGAGGCGCTGATCGGGGTTGGAATCGGCGGGGCGATTCTTGGCATCTTCATCTTCTTGCTGCAATATTGGTGA
- the map gene encoding type I methionyl aminopeptidase yields MKMRRRRQLTLLSKDEIQRMREAGQLAAELICHLGDMVEAGISTQEINDEAERWGKARKIIHAPFNYKGFPRSICTSVNEVICHGIPNSELILKDGDIISIDVTPILNEYHGDTCATFFVGEPAPKTRELVEVTAQCLMRGIREIRPGKRIGDIGAAIQAHAEPLGFSVVRDFIGHGIGRNFHGSPEVPHYGTRNTGLRLRPGMAFTVEPMINVGDYGVKVLDDDWTAITRDRSLSAQFEHTLVVTEDGVEIMTCREGDDPFKIAPGGKINFEEIGL; encoded by the coding sequence ATGAAGATGAGAAGACGCCGCCAATTGACGCTTTTATCCAAGGACGAAATCCAGCGGATGCGCGAGGCGGGCCAGCTGGCCGCCGAGCTGATCTGTCACCTCGGTGATATGGTCGAAGCCGGGATTTCGACCCAGGAGATCAACGACGAGGCGGAGCGTTGGGGCAAGGCCAGAAAGATCATCCACGCGCCCTTTAATTATAAGGGGTTCCCGCGCAGCATCTGCACCAGCGTCAACGAGGTGATCTGCCACGGCATCCCGAACTCCGAGCTGATCTTAAAGGATGGCGACATCATCTCCATCGACGTGACGCCGATCCTCAATGAGTACCACGGCGACACCTGCGCGACGTTCTTTGTCGGTGAGCCGGCGCCGAAGACCCGCGAGTTGGTCGAGGTCACCGCGCAGTGCTTGATGCGCGGCATTCGCGAGATTCGCCCGGGCAAGCGCATCGGCGATATCGGCGCGGCGATTCAGGCCCACGCCGAGCCGCTCGGGTTCTCGGTGGTGCGTGACTTTATCGGCCACGGCATCGGGCGCAACTTCCACGGCTCCCCCGAAGTTCCCCATTATGGCACGCGCAACACCGGGCTTCGCTTGCGCCCGGGGATGGCCTTTACGGTCGAGCCGATGATCAACGTGGGCGACTACGGGGTGAAGGTGCTCGACGACGACTGGACCGCCATTACCCGGGACCGGAGCCTGTCGGCCCAATTCGAGCATACGCTCGTGGTCACCGAGGACGGCGTTGAGATCATGACCTGTCGTGAAGGCGACGACCCCTTCAAGATCGCGCCGGGCGGAAAGATCAATTTTGAGGAAATCGGCCTCTAA
- a CDS encoding NAD(P)H-dependent glycerol-3-phosphate dehydrogenase codes for MKIGVIGAGSWGTALAKLLAENGHDIMMWAHDKPLPEQINVDHENPVYLPGFTLPKNLRATGELAEAVVGQELILSVVPSHVLRKVLVQLAPLVEPGTPFVSATKGIENETQMLVSDILEDVLPEHCLPYLAYLSGPSFAREVADHKPTAVTIASFNHRLAERVQRVFSNDVFRAYTTTDVVGVEVGGALKNVIAIAAGGIAGMELGSNSMAGMITRGLHEITRLGVTIGANPLTLSGLAGMGDLVLTCTGGLSRNRSVGVKLGQGYTIEEILSEMNMVAEGVKTARSVHDLAAKLGVEMPICDQVYRVIYEGKSTKDAVHELMKRDLKPELKGLY; via the coding sequence ATGAAGATTGGCGTTATCGGTGCAGGTTCTTGGGGCACGGCCCTGGCGAAATTATTGGCCGAAAATGGTCACGATATTATGATGTGGGCGCACGACAAGCCGCTGCCCGAACAGATCAATGTCGACCACGAGAATCCCGTGTATTTGCCCGGGTTTACCTTGCCCAAAAACCTGCGCGCGACCGGTGAATTAGCCGAAGCCGTGGTGGGCCAGGAGCTGATCTTATCGGTGGTCCCAAGCCATGTGTTGCGCAAGGTGCTGGTGCAATTGGCGCCGCTGGTGGAGCCGGGGACGCCCTTTGTGAGCGCGACCAAGGGGATCGAGAACGAAACGCAGATGCTGGTGTCGGATATCCTGGAGGACGTGCTGCCCGAGCATTGCCTGCCTTATCTGGCGTATTTGTCCGGGCCGAGCTTCGCGCGCGAGGTCGCCGACCACAAGCCCACCGCGGTCACCATCGCCTCCTTTAATCATCGACTCGCCGAGCGGGTCCAGCGCGTCTTTAGCAATGATGTGTTTCGCGCCTATACGACCACGGATGTGGTGGGCGTGGAGGTGGGCGGGGCGCTCAAGAACGTCATCGCCATCGCCGCCGGCGGGATCGCAGGCATGGAGTTGGGCTCGAACTCGATGGCGGGCATGATCACGCGCGGGCTGCACGAGATTACGCGCCTGGGCGTGACGATCGGGGCGAATCCGCTCACACTTTCTGGACTTGCGGGAATGGGTGACCTGGTTCTAACGTGCACCGGCGGGCTGAGCCGAAACCGCTCTGTGGGCGTCAAACTCGGTCAGGGGTATACCATCGAGGAGATTCTCAGCGAGATGAATATGGTCGCTGAGGGCGTCAAGACGGCCAGAAGCGTGCATGACCTGGCCGCCAAACTCGGCGTTGAGATGCCGATCTGCGACCAGGTTTATCGCGTGATTTACGAAGGAAAGAGCACCAAGGACGCGGTTCATGAGTTGATGAAGCGCGATCTGAAGCCGGAACTCAAAGGTCTATATTAA
- a CDS encoding Crp/Fnr family transcriptional regulator: protein MGNSEQVIFDKIGESAFFARLQADDARALVAACEPLTVLPGQAIWSPGEAKDAAYILVSGRVQINYRVQPDGHREDQYAAPGTFLTLSSLVHSWRHASAGIALERSQLLRLTRPEFEELFEAGHPAAFALVDLIADDLVAEVRDANRRLHEVFGHPAETLRMLRRRSRVGRR, encoded by the coding sequence ATGGGCAATTCCGAGCAGGTTATATTCGACAAAATAGGGGAGAGCGCGTTCTTTGCGCGCTTGCAGGCCGACGACGCGCGCGCGCTTGTCGCGGCCTGCGAGCCGCTGACGGTGCTGCCGGGCCAGGCCATCTGGTCACCCGGAGAGGCGAAGGACGCGGCGTATATTTTGGTGTCGGGGCGGGTGCAGATCAATTATCGCGTGCAGCCAGATGGGCATCGCGAAGATCAGTATGCAGCCCCGGGCACCTTCTTGACGCTCTCGTCGCTGGTTCACTCATGGCGCCATGCCAGCGCGGGCATCGCGCTGGAGCGCAGCCAATTATTGAGGCTGACGCGCCCCGAATTTGAGGAGCTCTTTGAGGCCGGGCATCCGGCGGCCTTTGCGCTGGTCGACCTGATCGCCGACGATCTTGTGGCGGAGGTTCGCGACGCGAATCGGCGCCTGCACGAGGTGTTCGGCCACCCGGCCGAGACGCTGCGCATGCTGCGCCGCCGCAGCCGCGTCGGGCGGCGCTAG
- a CDS encoding cyclic nucleotide-binding domain-containing protein, with product MSSNHDSDRLDPQAIIASLELFDALSAAEIAEIVDACEVVKVARGAQLFRQGSQADALYIVAIGEVQVQSLGPAGANIQLATLGAGSVVGEISLIGGGVRSASVEVTQDATLLRLSHAAFHALREAKSMAAYRVVLQLARILGERRRRTEARVNEVFADPAEFLDDFESQVHDMLGRLKKA from the coding sequence ATGAGCTCGAATCACGATTCCGACAGGCTTGACCCGCAGGCGATCATCGCGAGTCTCGAGCTTTTTGACGCCCTATCGGCGGCCGAAATCGCCGAGATCGTCGACGCCTGCGAGGTGGTGAAGGTGGCGCGCGGCGCGCAGTTATTTCGCCAGGGCAGCCAGGCCGACGCCCTTTATATCGTGGCGATTGGCGAGGTGCAGGTGCAGTCACTGGGGCCGGCCGGGGCGAATATCCAGCTGGCGACGCTGGGGGCGGGGTCGGTGGTTGGCGAGATTTCGCTGATCGGCGGGGGCGTGCGCTCGGCGAGCGTCGAGGTCACCCAGGACGCGACTCTTCTGCGCCTGAGCCACGCCGCGTTTCATGCGCTGCGCGAGGCCAAAAGCATGGCCGCGTACCGTGTGGTTCTCCAGCTTGCGCGCATCCTTGGGGAGCGTCGGCGCCGCACGGAGGCCCGGGTCAACGAGGTCTTCGCGGACCCGGCGGAGTTTCTCGATGATTTCGAATCCCAGGTCCACGATATGCTCGGGCGCCTCAAGAAGGCGTGA
- a CDS encoding endonuclease I family protein yields the protein MRRFSQQFFVVLFLSLAVSACGVDSDHREATSAPQEGTNTGGSSGKSDNADAESNPEGVPDVIHTSGAHFEGVVAANASLSLRLIADEGDTVVMWFRPRGDEAWSPRLTMYRPGKTRALVYSSPGSGEDAHIPYQKDRLESGWEFYDGGEYRLELANQSDVEAAFEFVLECLAGPCKGVDPGESDAGGDSSPDSGEAVATESPYDDLSEDDLRRALKATHHSHRSLNYDGARDFIFEYDMAHVGADDEIECAYTGRRAFVSGRRDAQSRHDYNTEHTWPQSRGASGVAKSDIHHLFVVDAMSNSKRSSYYFDDVVDVDWSEGGSKLGANAAGEIRFEPRDEHKGNVARAMLYFSVVYDYSMRADEEAAMRAWHVLDPVDDAERARNDAVEEAQKNRNFFIDWPHLVEKISDY from the coding sequence ATGAGACGATTTTCGCAGCAGTTTTTCGTCGTACTTTTTCTCTCCCTTGCGGTGTCGGCTTGCGGCGTTGACTCGGACCATCGCGAGGCGACGTCGGCGCCCCAGGAGGGCACCAATACCGGTGGCTCCAGCGGGAAGTCCGATAACGCGGATGCTGAGTCGAACCCTGAGGGGGTCCCGGATGTCATTCACACCAGCGGAGCTCATTTCGAGGGTGTGGTTGCGGCCAATGCTTCGCTGAGTCTTCGGCTTATCGCCGACGAAGGCGACACGGTGGTGATGTGGTTTCGCCCCAGGGGCGACGAGGCCTGGAGCCCGCGGTTAACGATGTACCGGCCCGGCAAGACGCGCGCCCTGGTCTATTCCTCGCCGGGGAGCGGGGAAGACGCGCATATTCCCTATCAGAAAGACCGCTTGGAGAGCGGCTGGGAGTTTTACGACGGGGGAGAGTATCGGCTCGAATTGGCCAACCAGAGCGACGTCGAGGCGGCGTTTGAATTCGTGCTCGAGTGTTTGGCCGGACCGTGTAAGGGCGTCGACCCCGGCGAGAGTGACGCGGGCGGAGACTCAAGCCCCGATAGCGGCGAGGCCGTCGCGACTGAGAGTCCCTATGACGACCTGAGCGAAGATGATCTTCGACGGGCGCTAAAGGCCACGCATCACAGCCATCGCAGCCTCAATTATGACGGCGCGCGCGATTTTATTTTCGAATATGATATGGCCCACGTGGGCGCCGATGACGAGATTGAATGCGCGTATACAGGACGCCGGGCGTTCGTCAGCGGCCGGCGGGATGCGCAGAGTCGCCACGACTATAATACCGAGCATACCTGGCCGCAGAGCCGCGGCGCCTCAGGGGTCGCGAAGTCCGATATCCATCATTTATTCGTGGTCGACGCGATGTCGAACTCGAAGCGCAGCAGCTATTATTTTGACGATGTCGTCGACGTTGATTGGAGCGAGGGTGGGTCAAAACTCGGCGCGAACGCCGCCGGTGAGATCCGCTTTGAGCCGCGCGATGAGCACAAGGGCAACGTGGCGCGCGCGATGCTGTATTTCTCGGTGGTCTACGATTATTCGATGCGGGCGGACGAGGAGGCGGCGATGCGCGCCTGGCACGTGCTGGACCCGGTCGATGACGCCGAGCGCGCGCGAAATGACGCCGTCGAGGAGGCCCAGAAAAACCGGAACTTCTTTATCGACTGGCCGCATCTTGTCGAGAAGATCAGCGATTATTAA